A region from the Vicia villosa cultivar HV-30 ecotype Madison, WI linkage group LG3, Vvil1.0, whole genome shotgun sequence genome encodes:
- the LOC131659366 gene encoding B3 domain-containing protein At2g33720-like yields the protein MASSFHSFMPTSSHSSSSSFSSCASSSVIFVCPHLALGSCSCSTRVTKKRKRAHQETNKNNNVSSSLLDISSYPKTFVCLHLSLSVCTCLHETQTVKKQKRVQQETNVSTTNSTRSTVGTSSDSSTNVGDSWMIKKVLTKSDLDDNCRLLLNRDLAKKWVVPVVDKAKAENDGVEVEVFDVDTGFPVSLTFKIRPSNDSHVFNNTWITDFVDRRSLKKGDEIGLKWNEEKKRFDFSVLRRS from the coding sequence ATGGCTTCCTCATTTCATTCATTCATGCCTACCTCttcccattcatcttcatcttcattttcatcTTGTGCTTCTTCTTCTGTTATCTTTGTCTGTCCTCATCTTGCACTTGGTTCTTGTTCATGTTCCACACGAGTCACCAAAAAGAGGAAACGTGCACACCAAGAaaccaacaagaacaacaatgtTTCTTCATCCCTCTTGGATATCTCCTCCTATCCCAAAACTTTTGTTTGCCTCCATCTATCTCTCAGTGTTTGTACTTGTCTACATGAGACACAAACTGTCAAGAAACAAAAACGTGTCCAACAAGAAACCAATGTTTCAACAACAAACAGCACACGCAGTACTGTTGGGACAAGTTCTGATTCTTCAACCAATGTTGGTGATTCATGGATGATCAAGAAGGTGTTGACAAAGAGTGATCTTGATGATAATTGCAGACTTTTGTTGAATAGAGATTTGGCTAAGAAATGGGTGGTTCCTGTCGTGGATAAAGCTAAAGCTGAGAACGACGGAGTCGAAGTTGAAGTGTTTGATGTTGACACTGGCTTTCCTGTTTCTCTTACTTTCAAGATACGACCTTCAAATGACAGTCATGTCTTCAACAACACATGGATCACAGATTTTGTAGACAGAAGAAGCTTAAAGAAAGGAGATGAAATTGGTCTCAAATGGAATGAAGAgaagaaaagatttgatttttctgtTCTTCGTCGATCTTGA
- the LOC131659367 gene encoding uncharacterized protein LOC131659367, translated as MTREREREIAGSRSRERKRKEKKMKNERQRGKVSKKRKRGHQETNKNNKTNNVSSSLFDISSYPKTIVCLHLSLTVCTCLHETQIVEKQKPVQQETNVGVSTTNSTCSTVGTSSDCSTNVGDPWMIKKVLTKSDLDDNCRLLLNRDLAKKWVVPVVDKAKAANEGVEVEVFDVDTGFPLSLTFKIRPSNDSHVFNNTWITDFVDRRGLKKGDEIGLKWNEEKKRFDFSVLHRSC; from the exons atgACAAGAGAAAGAGAAAGGGAGATAGCTGGTAGTAGGagtagagaaagaaaaagaaaagaaaagaaaatgaaaaatgagAGACAGAGAGGTAAAG TCAGCAAAAAGAGGAAACGTGGACACCAAGAAaccaacaagaacaacaagaCCAACAATGTTTCGTCTTCCCTGTTCGATATCTCTTCGTATCCTAAAACTATTGTTTGTCTCCATCTATCTCTCACTGTTTGTACTTGTCTCCATGAGACACAAATTGTCGAGAAACAAAAACCTGTCCAACAAGAAACCAATGTTGGCGTTTCAACAACGAACAGCACATGCAGTACTGTTGGGACAAGTTCTGATTGTTCAACCAATGTTGGGGATCCATGGATGATCAAGAAGGTGCTCACAAAGAGTGATCTTGACGACAATTGTAGACTTTTGTTGAATAGAGATTTGGCTAAGAAATGGGTGGTTCCTGTGGTGGATAAAGCTAAAGCTGCAAACGAAGGAGTCGAGGTTGAAGTGTTTGATGTTGACACTGGCTTTCCTCTTTCTCTTACTTTCAAGATACGACCTTCCAATGACAGTCATGTCTTCAACAACACATGGATCACAGATTTTGTAGACAGGAGAGGCTTAAAGAAAGGAGATGAAATTGGTCTCAAATGGAATGAAGAgaagaaaagatttgatttttctgtTCTTCATCGATCTTGTTGA
- the LOC131659368 gene encoding uncharacterized protein LOC131659368 — MDSIGWYEHAKDLKKKIMKFYEDLVGVAAEESLIQPISEKETWEALKGIGDSKAPNIDYYSSKKFKASWPIIKGDGIDAIMDFFNNNRLYVALNYGLVTLIPKSNESVFVPGKIIHDKISIARELLKGYNK, encoded by the exons ATGGATTCAATTGGATGGTATGAGCATGCTAAAGATCTGAAAAAGAAGATTATGAAGTTTTATGAAGATTTGGTTGGTGTTGCAGCAGA GGAAAGCCTCATACAACCTATATCTGAGAAAGAAACATGGGAAGCCTTAAAAGGGATAGGAGACTCTAAAGCACCAAACATAGACTATTACAGTTCTAAAAAATTCAAAGCTAGTTGGCCAATTATAAAGGGTGATGGTATTGATGCTATCATGGATTTCTTCAACAATAATAGACTGTATGTTGCTCTAAACTATGGCTTAGTTACTTTGATTCCAAAGAGCAATGAG TCTGTTTTTGTACCGGGGAAAATAATACATGACAAAATTAGTATAGCTCGTGAATTGCTCAAAGGATATAACAAatag